Below is a window of Halolamina sp. CBA1230 DNA.
GCAGCTCCCGACCGCGGAGACGGTGATCGTCGCGGAAGCGGGGTTCGACCAGGTCCAGAACGTGATCGACGCCGCCCGGGAGGTCGACGCGGGCTACCTCGTCGGCCTCGGCGGCGGCAAACCCATCGACACCGCGAAGATGGCCAGCGACGAGCTCGACGTCGGGTTCGTCTCCGTCCCAACCGCAGCGAGCCACGACGGCATCGTCTCCGGCCGGGGGTCGATCCCGGAGGGGGACACCCGCCACTCCGTCGCCGCCGAGCCGCCGCTGGCGGTCGTCGCCGACACCGAGGTGATCGCTGACGCGCCGTGGGAGCTGACGACCGCCGGCTGTGCGGACATCATCTCGAACTACACCGCGGTCGCGGACTGGCAGCTCGCCCAGCGGCTCAAGGGCGTGGAGTACTCGGAGTACGGCGGCGCGCTCTCCCAGATGACCGCGGAGATGCTGGTCGACAACGCCGACCTGATCCGGCCGGGGCTGGAGGAGTCGGCGTGGATCGTCGTGAAGGCGCTGGTCTCCTCGGGCGTCGCGATGTCCATCGCCGGCTCCTCGCGCCCCGCCTCCGGCGCGGAGCATCTGTTCTCCCACCAGCTCGACCGGATCGCGCCAGGCCGTGCGCTCCACGGCCATCAGGTCGGCGTGGGGTCGATCATGACCGCGTACCTCCACGACGGACCCGACGGGCTCTGGCAGGACATCCGGACCGCGCTGGAGAGCCTGGACGCGCCGACGACGGCCGAGGACTTGGGACTGAGCGAGGAGGAACTGCTGGAGGCGCTCACGACCGCCCACGAGATCCGGGACCGCTACACGGTGCTCGGCGACGGGATCACCGAGAAGGCGGCGCGGGACGTGGCGGAGACGACCGGGGTTATCTAAACCGACCTTTTGCTGCGCTCGCTCGTTCCACTCGCTCGCTGGCAAAAGCTCGAGCATCACCAGAAGCCTGCGGCTTCTGGTCGGTAGACGAGAGCTCCGCTCTCGTCGACATCACCGGAACGCAAAGCGTTCCGGTTGGCAGCCAGAAATCGGAGATTTCTGGCGACAAAAGCCTGCGTCAGGGGCTTCGCCCCTTCCTTGGCCTCGCGCTCACGTCCGTTCGCGCGAGTGAACCGGCAACCGTCCGGGTCCTTCGGACCACTCACTCGTCGGACAACTCGAAAGTCAGGTCATCTGATCGCGATCTCCACGAAGAGTTCGGTATCGATGTCGATGCCGGCCGTTGGGGAGAAAGAACCGCGTCGCTCGTCGGCGTGAGAACGTCCCCGAGCGGGGAGCGAGCGCTCGGGGACGAAGGAACGCCGTGCGGCCTGTCCTGGACCGCGCGGCGAGAGTGGTCGGGCGGGCCGGTGGCGCCAGTCCGCCGCGCCGTGGGGGCCACCCCGTCGCGGCGGGAGTCGGCCCGTCCGACCGAGGACGGGTGCGTCGCCATCACCCGTACTCACCACTTCCGCGTCATCACTGATAAACATCGGTGTATCGTCCCGAGGTCACTCACTCGCGTCCCGGACCCGCGCGGCGAGGTCGGTGGCGTCGTCGTGATCGAGTTGGTTCCGGCCGAGCGCGAGCGAGACGTCGTCGCCATCGTCGCGGGGCACCACGTGGACGTACGCGTGGCGGACCGATCCCACCAGCGGGCCGGAGGTGTAGAACACGCTGAACCCGTCGGGGTCGAGCGTCTCCCGGAGCGCCCCGGCGACGGCGTCGACCGCGCGGAACACCGATTTCCCCGCCTCGTCCGTCCCCAGCAGCTCCTCGCGGTGGGTTTTCGGGAGTACGACCGTGTGCCCCTCCCTGGTGGGGGTGTCGTCGAGGACAGCAAGTGTGTGGTCGTCGTCGTACACGACGTGGGCGCCCCGGGCGCCGTCGGCGATGGCACAGAACTCACAGCCGTACATGTTGGTTAGTTAACTCCCTTCCACCAAAACTTCTCGGGCCGGAACCCGAACCGCCTTGGCGTTCCGGATCTTGCTCCCGGGTATGCTGGACTCCCTCCGATCGCGCGCGCGGAACCGCCCGCGGGAGACCGTCGCGGTGCTCTCGGTGCTGGGCTACGCGCTGGTCATCGGGACGTTCGCGGGCGCGCTCCCCGTCTACCCCGATCTCACGAACGCGCAGGTGAACCTGTTCTCCCACGCGATCGCCGGGATCAACACCACGGCGACGCTGTTGCTCGTGCTCGGCTGGAAGTGGATCCGCGAGGGGGAGGTCGAGAACCACCGTAAGGCGATGGGGAGCGCGTTCGGGCTCATCATGGTCTTTCTCGTGCTCTACCTCTGGAAGATCGGCGG
It encodes the following:
- a CDS encoding NAD(P)-dependent glycerol-1-phosphate dehydrogenase, whose protein sequence is MFDKSSWIRLPRNVLIGHGMLDELGDAVGELYLSGTPLIVTSPSPEEIVGDQVREQLPTAETVIVAEAGFDQVQNVIDAAREVDAGYLVGLGGGKPIDTAKMASDELDVGFVSVPTAASHDGIVSGRGSIPEGDTRHSVAAEPPLAVVADTEVIADAPWELTTAGCADIISNYTAVADWQLAQRLKGVEYSEYGGALSQMTAEMLVDNADLIRPGLEESAWIVVKALVSSGVAMSIAGSSRPASGAEHLFSHQLDRIAPGRALHGHQVGVGSIMTAYLHDGPDGLWQDIRTALESLDAPTTAEDLGLSEEELLEALTTAHEIRDRYTVLGDGITEKAARDVAETTGVI
- a CDS encoding HIT family protein; this encodes MYGCEFCAIADGARGAHVVYDDDHTLAVLDDTPTREGHTVVLPKTHREELLGTDEAGKSVFRAVDAVAGALRETLDPDGFSVFYTSGPLVGSVRHAYVHVVPRDDGDDVSLALGRNQLDHDDATDLAARVRDASE
- a CDS encoding DUF420 domain-containing protein is translated as MLDSLRSRARNRPRETVAVLSVLGYALVIGTFAGALPVYPDLTNAQVNLFSHAIAGINTTATLLLVLGWKWIREGEVENHRKAMGSAFGLIMVFLVLYLWKIGGGGTKEIVGAPDPVYYAYLLMLAVHIVLSVVAVPVVLYALVLGLTHSPRELREETPHKRVGRVAAGSWILSLSMGVLTYVLLNWVYSYEFTAGTGM